In Elephas maximus indicus isolate mEleMax1 chromosome 14, mEleMax1 primary haplotype, whole genome shotgun sequence, one DNA window encodes the following:
- the PCDH20 gene encoding protocadherin-20, with protein MRGRGNAYSSRILAVSWRPATWHPRLDMGRLHRPRSSTSHGNLPHLFLFFLFVGPFNCLASYSRATELLYSLNEGLPAGVLIGSLAEDLRLVPRASGRQDQQAPESPSVSWNPPLSFSLASRGLSGQYVTLDNRSGELHTSALVIDREALCLEGGGGAAWDGSISISSSPSSESCLLLLDVLVLPQEYFRFVKVKIAIRDINDNAPQFPVSQISVWVPENAPVNTRLAIEHPAVDPDVGINGVQTYRLLDYHGMFTLDVEENENGERTPYLIVMGALDRETQDQYVSIIIAEDGGSPPLLGSATLTIGISDINDNCPLFVDSQINVTVYGNATVGTPIAAVQAVDRDLGTNAQITYSYSQKVPQASKDLFHLDEITGVIKLFSKIGGSVLQTHKLTILANGPGCIPAVITALVSIIKVIFRPPEIVPRYIANEIDGVVYLKELEPVNTPIAFFTIRDPEGKYKVNCYLDGEGPFRLSPYKPYNNEYLLETAKPMDYELQQFYEIAVVAWNSEGFHDQKIIKVQLLDDNDNAPVFLQPLIELTMEENNAPNAFLTKLYATDADSGERGQVSYFLGPDAPSYFSLDSATGILTVSTQLDREEKEKYRYTVRAVDSGKPPRESVATVALTVLDKNDNSPRFINKDFSFFVPENFPGYGEIGVISVTDADAGQNGWVALSVVNQSDIFVIDTGKGMLRAKVSLDREQQSSYTLWVEAVDGGEPALSSTAKITILLLDINDNPPLVLFPQSNMSYLLVLPSTLPGSPVTEVYAVDKDTGMNAVIAYSIIGRRGPRPESFRIDPKTGNITLEEALLQTDYGLHRLLVKVSDHGYPEPLHSTVMVNLFVNDTVGNESYIESLLRKEPEINIEEKEPQISIEPTHRRVEPVSCMPTLVALSVISLGSITLVTGMGIYICLRKGQKHHRKDGNLEVQIPLKGKIDLCMREKKPVDISNI; from the exons ATGCGCGGCCGAGGGAATGCGTACAGCTCGCGGATCCTGGCAGTGAGCTGGCGCCCGGCGACCTGGCACCCGCGCCTGGATATGGGGCGTCTACATCGTCCCAGGAGCAGCACCAGCCACGGGAACCTGCCG catctgtttctgtttttcctcttCGTGGGACCCTTCAACTGCCTCGCGAGTTACAGCCGGGCCACGGAGCTCCTGTACAGCCTGAACGAGGGACTGCCTGCAGGAGTGCTCATCGGTAGCCTGGCAGAGGACCTGCGGCTGGTGCCCAGGGCCTCAGGGAGGCAGGACCAGCAGGCGCCAGAGAGCCCTAGCGTCTCGTGGAACCCCCCTCTCTCCTTCAGCCTGGCCTCCCGCGGACTGAGTGGCCAGTACGTGACCCTGGACAACCGCTCCGGGGAGCTCCACACTTCTGCCCTGGTGATTGACAGGGAGGCCCTGTGTCTGGAAGGGGGTGGAGGGGCAGCCTGGGACGGCAGCATCTCCATCTCCTCCTCCCCTTCATCTGAGTCTTGCCTTTTGCTTCTGGATGTGCTGGTCCTGCCTCAGGAATACTTCAGGTTTGTGAAGGTGAAAATCGCCATCCGGGACATCAATGACAATGCCCCACAGTTCCCGGTTTCCCAAATCTCAGTTTGGGTCCCGGAAAATGCACCTGTAAACACGCGGTTGGCCATAGAGCACCCTGCGGTGGACCCAGACGTAGGCATTAATGGGGTACAGACCTACCGATTACTGGACTACCATGGTATGTTCACCCTGGACGTGGAAGAGAATGAGAACGGGGAGCGCACCCCCTATCTGATCGTCATGGGGGCTTTGGACAGGGAGACCCAGGACCAGTATGTGAGCATCATCATAGCCGAGGATGGTGGGTCGCCACCCCTGTTGGGCAGCGCCACTCTCACCATTGGCATAAGTGACATCAATGACAATTGCCCTCTCTTTGTAGACTCGCAAATCAATGTCACAGTGTATGGAAATGCCACAGTTGGCACCCCGATTGCAGCTGTCCAGGCTGTGGATAGAGACTTGGGGACCAATGCTCAAATCACCTACTCTTACAGTCAGAAAGTCCCACAGGCATCTAAGGATTTATTCCATCTGGATGAAATCACTGGAGTCATTAAACTTTTCAGTAAGATTGGGGGAAGTGTTCTGCAAACACACaagctcaccatccttgctaaTGGGCCAGGCTGCATCCCCGCTGTGATCACTGCCCTGGTGTCCATTATCAAAGTCATTTTCAGACCACCTGAAATTGTCCCTCGTTATATAGCAAATGAGATAGATGGTGTTGTTTACCTGAAAGAGCTGGAACCTGTTAACACACCAATTGCTTTTTTCACCATAAGAGATCCAGAAGGCAAATACAAGGTGAACTGCTACCTGGATGGTGAAGGGCCATTTAGGCTATCGCCCTACAAACCATACAATAATGAATATTTGCTAGAAACTGCAAAGCCTATGGACTATGAGCTACAGCAGTTCTATGAAATAGCTGTAGTGGCCTGGAACTCTGAGGGATTTCATGACCAAAAAATTATTAAAGTGCAACTTTTAGATGACAATGACAATGCTCCTGTTTTCCTTCAACCCCTGATAGAACTAACCATGGAAGAAAACAATGCACCCAATGCTTTTTTGACCAAGCTGTATGCTACAGACGCTGACAGTGGAGAGAGAGGCCAGGTGTCATATTTCCTGGGACCTGATGCGCCATCCTACTTTTCCTTAGATAGTGCTACAGGGATTCTGACAGTTTCTACTCAGCTAGAccgagaagagaaagagaagtacAGGTACACAGTCAGAGCTGTTGACTCTGGGAAGCCACCCAGAGAATCAGTCGCCACAGTGGCTCTCACAGTGTTGGATAAAAACGACAACAGCCCTAGGTTTATCAACAAGGACTTCAGCTTTTTTgtgccagaaaacttcccaggaTATGGTGAAATTGGAGTAATTAGTGTAACGGATGCTGATGCTGGGCAAAATGGTTGGGTGGCTCTCTCAGTGGTGAACCAAAGCGATATTTTTGTCATAGACACAGGAAAGGGTATGCTGAGAGCTAAAGTCTCTTTGGACAGAGAGCAGCAAAGCTCCTATACTTTGTGGGTTGAAGCTGTTGATGGGGGTGAGCCTGCCCTCTCGTCTACTGCAAAAATCACAATTCTCCTTCTAGACATCAATGACAACCCACCTCTTGTCTTGTTTCCTCAGTCTAATATGTCTTACCTGTTGGTTCTGCCTTCTACTCTCCCTGGCTCCCCAGTTACAGAGGTGTATGCTGTTGACAAAGACACAGGCATGAATGCTGTCATAGCTTATAGCATCATAGGGAGAAGAGGTCCGAGGCCTGAGTCCTTTAGGATTGACCCCAAAACTGGCAACATTACCTTGGAAGAGGCACTGCTGCAGACGGATTATGGACTCCATCGCTTACTGGTCAAAGTGAGTGATCATGGCTACCCAGAGCCTCTCCACTCCACGGTCATGGTGAATCTGTTTGTCAATGACACTGTCGGTAATGAGAGCTACATTGAGAGTCTTTTAAGAAAGGAACCAGAAATTAATATAGAGGAGAAAGAGCCACAAATCTCAATAGAACCAACTCATAGAAGGGTAGAGCCTGTGTCTTGTATGCCTACCTTGGTAGCTCTGTCTGTAATTAGCTTGGGTTCTATCACACTTGTAACAGGGATGGGCATTTACATCTGTTTAAGGAAGGGGCAAAAACATCACAGGAAAGATGGAAATTTGGAAGTACAAATTCCATTGAAAGGAAAAATTGACTTGTGTATGAGAGAGAAGAAACCGGTGGATATTTCTAATATTTGA